A region from the Gossypium hirsutum isolate 1008001.06 chromosome A08, Gossypium_hirsutum_v2.1, whole genome shotgun sequence genome encodes:
- the LOC107899864 gene encoding uncharacterized protein, protein MRVILKSGDDKEVVAIGERRDYLSNMISALVVEKLVQKGCEAYLAYVSVSSSRDSPVRDIRTIRPYLDQFIVVFIDHILLYSKTKDEHDDHLRVVLQILYEKQFYSKLSKCEF, encoded by the exons ATGAGGGTTATTCTGAAGTCTGGGGATGATAAAGAGGTGGTTGCGATTGGTGAACGTCGAGATTATTTATCCAATATGATTTCCGCTCTTGTGGTTGAGAAACTGGTTCAGAAAGGGTGTGAGGCATATTTGGCTTATGTCAGTGTTTCTTCTTCTAGGGACTCTCCTGTCAGGGATATTAGAACAATAAGA CCATATCTAGATCAGTTCATTGTGGTTTTCATCGACCACATTCTGTTGTACTCTAAGAccaaggatgagcatgatgatcatcttagagtagtgcttcagatactTTACGAGAAACAGTTCTActctaagttgagcaagtgtgagttctag